A stretch of Desulfotalea psychrophila LSv54 DNA encodes these proteins:
- a CDS encoding Rid family detoxifying hydrolase, producing MIEKKIIETEAAPAAVAAYSQAVQAGNLLFTSGQLPLDPSSGKIVTGDIVAQAHQAIKNLIAIVEAAGSSIDDVIKVTVYLADVKDSAAVNEVYNQYFFQPYPARSAFQVAALPLAAGLEIEAIAIVK from the coding sequence GCCCCAGCAGCAGTAGCAGCGTATTCACAGGCTGTGCAAGCGGGGAATTTATTATTTACCTCAGGGCAGTTACCCCTTGATCCTTCATCGGGAAAAATAGTTACGGGGGATATTGTTGCCCAGGCCCATCAGGCGATAAAAAACCTTATTGCCATCGTTGAGGCTGCGGGAAGTAGCATCGACGATGTCATAAAAGTAACTGTTTATCTTGCAGACGTTAAAGATTCTGCAGCAGTTAACGAAGTCTATAACCAATATTTTTTTCAGCCCTATCCAGCTCGTAGTGCCTTTCAAGTAGCGGCACTCCCTCTGGCTGCAGGTTTAGAGATTGAAGCAATAGCAATTGTTAAATAA
- the cuyA gene encoding D-cysteate sulfo-lyase, with the protein MNLTQFPRRNYLQGPTPIEAAPRFSKALGGKVNVFIKRDDLLPGCAGGNKTRKLDFCIADAIEKGADTIITCGPVQSNHCRLTLSWAVKEEMDCHLILEERVPGSYKEDGSGNNFLFNLMGVKSTQVVPGGSDMMGEMEKLAKELEAQGKKPYIIPGGASNVLGATGYVACAQEIQQQLFQQNINITDIVVPSGSAGTHAGVAVGMYGINSGIRVSGINVSKPKDVQEENVYKLAYETAKAVGVCGELPRGEITCFDGYVGAGYSLPTDSMVEAVKLLARTEAILLDPVYSGKVMAGMIDLIRNDYFAPGTNVLFLHTGGSPALYAYTDTFK; encoded by the coding sequence ATGAATCTCACCCAATTCCCAAGAAGAAATTATCTCCAAGGACCTACTCCTATTGAAGCAGCCCCAAGGTTTTCTAAGGCCCTGGGTGGTAAGGTAAATGTTTTCATCAAGCGTGATGACCTGTTGCCCGGTTGTGCCGGTGGTAATAAGACCAGAAAATTGGATTTTTGTATTGCTGATGCGATAGAGAAGGGCGCTGATACGATTATTACCTGTGGTCCTGTTCAGTCTAATCACTGTCGTTTGACCCTTTCTTGGGCAGTTAAGGAAGAGATGGATTGTCATCTTATACTTGAAGAGCGTGTTCCGGGAAGCTATAAAGAAGATGGTTCCGGTAACAACTTCCTTTTCAATCTGATGGGCGTAAAGAGCACTCAGGTTGTTCCTGGTGGTTCCGATATGATGGGTGAGATGGAGAAGCTTGCCAAGGAGCTTGAGGCTCAGGGCAAAAAACCTTATATCATTCCAGGCGGTGCCTCTAACGTTCTTGGCGCGACCGGTTATGTTGCCTGTGCCCAGGAAATTCAACAACAGCTCTTTCAACAAAACATTAATATAACTGATATAGTAGTCCCGAGTGGTAGCGCCGGTACCCATGCAGGTGTCGCCGTCGGTATGTACGGAATTAATTCCGGTATTAGGGTAAGCGGTATCAATGTAAGTAAGCCTAAGGATGTCCAGGAAGAGAATGTTTATAAGTTGGCATACGAAACTGCAAAAGCAGTAGGTGTGTGCGGAGAGCTTCCACGCGGTGAGATAACCTGTTTTGATGGCTATGTAGGTGCAGGTTATTCTCTGCCCACCGATTCAATGGTTGAGGCAGTAAAGCTTCTTGCTCGAACTGAGGCAATCCTGCTTGATCCTGTTTATTCCGGCAAGGTTATGGCTGGTATGATCGACCTTATTCGAAACGATTATTTCGCTCCAGGAACAAATGTTTTATTTCTGCATACCGGTGGATCTCCCGCCCTCTATGCATATACCGATACGTTTAAATAG